A stretch of DNA from Bacillus marinisedimentorum:
ACAACAAAGCTTGAAGAAGTATCCGCTTCCATTGAAGAAATGTTTGCAGGGCTGTCGGAGGAAGAAAAGGAAGAGATTGATGGACTGGTAGAGCAGCTTGAAGAACTGACGGACGTTGATGAAGAATTGCTGGAAGAAGATGAGCAATTAAAAGAAGAAATTGAAAAAGCAATGATCACTGCAAATGTGGTCAAAGGACTTGACCCTGAAAAGGTTCTTGAATTGCGTGAACTTGGCCTGGGTTATGGCCAGATTTCGCATATTTTTGCACTTGCTGACGCTTCCGGCAAAGAAATTGATGAAGTGGCAGCAATGGTGACAGAAGGCGGCATGGGATTCGGAGAAATCGCACAAGCGCTTAACCTGCACCCTTCTGAAATGAACGCTGTGAAAAAAGGGTATGAAAAGCGTGCCGAACGAATGGAAAAGAAGGCCGAAAAACTTCTCGCTAAGTATGAGAAAGCACTGGCAAAGGGCGATGAAGAAGAAGCCGAAAAACTTATGATGAAACTGGAAGCGCTGGGCGTCTCTCTTGATGAAGAAGAGCCGTCAGAGGTTGTTTCCGATGACACAGAAGAAACAGTTCCTGCCGACGGTGAGGAGCTTAATGAAGAAGCTTATGCAGCTGAAGACGCAGAAGAAGAAATACAAGCTTCTGCATCTGAAATGACAGCAGCCAAAGAGGTACAAGAAGTTGAAGAAGATGAAGAAAAACAAAGAAAAGCCGAAGAAAAGAAAGCCGAGGCATTGAAAAAAGCCGAAGAAAAGAAAGCCGAGGCATTGAAAAAAGCTGAAGAAAAGAAAGCCGAGGCGTTGAAGAAGGCGGAAGAAAAGAAAGCCGAAGCTCTGAAAAAAGCTGAAGAAAAGAAAGCTGAAGCTTTGAAAAAAGCCGAAGAAAAAAGAGCAAAAGCTGAGAAGAAAGATAAAGGAAAAGATAACGGTAAAGACAACTGAAAAGAAAGCTGATTAAAAAATCCCCCGGCAAAATTTGCCGGGGGATTATATCGTTTCGGAAACAAACATAATCGGGGGAAGAACCAGAGTTCTTGAGTAGGCACAAAGAGCTAATCAGGTTTCTGGGAGATGTTATGCGCTTGAAAAAACGAGCACATTTCCATTTTTTACAATAACCAACAATAAAGACAAGAAAGATTAAGAATTTTTCAATAATTACACGATAATTACAGGAAGTAAACAAATATTAAGGATATATGTCCGAATTTGGAGGAATTTGAAGAATGGCCCTTGCTCAGTTTGTACAATAAAATCTGTATGTACTTTATGAAAAATTATCAAAGAATATTCGGTTTGTTTTATTCGTAGTTTATAAGATATAGTAAGATAGCAGGATCATGGGAAAATTACAAAGTAAAACAAAGGGTGTGAGATCATGCCTAAGATTGCAGTTGAAAATCTTACAAAGGTATTCGGAAAGAATCCGAAAGCAGCGGTTAAGCTGCTTAACGAAAATAAGACAAAAGACCAAATTTTGAAAGAAACTGGTATGACAGTCGGCGTAAACCAGGCTTCTTTTGAAGTGGAAGCAGGTGAAATCTTTGTCATTATGGGACTGTCAGGGAGCGGTAAATCAACACTGGTGCGCCTGTTGAACCGTTTGATTGAACCGACAGCCGGAAGCATCTACATAGATGATGAAGACCTATCTTCCATGAATAAACAACAGCTTCGTGAGGTCCGCAGAAAAAAGATGAGCATGGTTTTCCAGAAGTTCGCTTTATTCCCGCACCGTACGATTTTAGAGAATGCGGAATACGGCCTGGAAGTGCAGGGAGTGGAGAAAGCGGACCGCCGAGAAAAAGCGACGCAGTCACTCGAAATGGTAGGTCTTGGAGGGTATATGGATAAGTACCCGAATGAGTTGTCCGGCGGTATGCAGCAGCGTGTCGGCCTGGCGCGGGCGCTTGCCAATGATCCGGATGTTCTCTTGATGGATGAAGCCTTTTCAGCACTTGATCCCCTCATTCGGAAAGAAATGCAAGATGAGCTTCTTGACTTGCAGGAAACGATGCAAAAAACAATTATTTTCATTACCCATGATCTGGATGAAGCGCTCAGAATCGGCGATCGGATTGCACTGATGAAGGACGGGGCGATTGTACAGGTCGGTTCCCCTGAGGAAATTTTGATGAATCCGGCTAATGACTATGTTGAAAGATTCGTAGAGGACGTCGACCGTTCCAAAGTGTTTACGGCCCAGCACGTCATGAAACGTCCGGAAACAATCGATGTTGATAAGCACGGCCCGCGGGTGGCACTGCAGCGCATGAGGGATGAGGGGATTTCCAGCATCTATGCAGTGAACCGGAAAAAGGAACTGTTCGGTTTTGTTACGGCTGATAAAGCTTCTGCTGCCGTAAAAGAAGGCGAAAAAGATATCAGGGCGATCCTTGAGACAGATGTTCCAAAGGTTTCACTTGATACGCCGCTAAATGAACTATTTGATATCATCCATGATACTCCAGTACCGATAGCGGTTGTTGAAGGGGAAATTCTAAAAGGCATTGTCGTAAGGGGATCCGTTCTCGCGGTTCTGGCTGGAAATGAGGTGAACGGATATGAATGAATTGTTTCCGAAAATCCCACTCGATATATGGATCGACAACCTGGTTGAATGGCTTGTGGATAACGCGACCTGGTTTTTTGATCCGGTAAAAGACTCGCTCGATTGGTTCGTGGATTGGCTGAGCATGACCTTGCTGCTTGTGCCGTCCTGGCTCTTCATTGTCGTGGTTGCGGCAGCAAGCTTCTTTTTGGCAAGGCGCAAAATCGGCCTTCCGATTTTTGTCCTGCTCGGATTATTCCTGATTGATAATCTCGGATACTGGGAAGCTACCATCCTGACGCTGTCACTTGTTTTGACTGCCAGTTTGATATCCGTCGTAATCGGAATTCCGATCGGCATCTGGATGGCGAGAAGCAAAGTTGTTGAAAGCATTATTACGCCAGTTCTGGACTTTATGCAGACGATGCCTGCATTTGTATACTTGATCCCTGCGGTCTCTTTCTTTGGAATCGGGATGGTGCCGGGGATCATCGCATCTGTCATTTTCGCAATGCCGCCGACAGTAAGGTTTACAAACCTGGGAATCAGGCAAGTATCTCCTGAATTGATTGAAGCGGCAGATGCATTCGGTTCCACTGGCAATCAGAAACTGTACAAAGTGCAGCTTCCGATGGCCAAGAAAACGATCATGGCCGGCATCAATCAGACCATCATGCTTGCACTATCCATGGTCGTCATCGCCTCTATGATCGGAGCGAAAGGGCTTGGTGTTGAAGTCTACAGATCCATTACACGCAATGAGCCTGGACAGGGTTTTGAATCAGGGCTCGCTATTGTTATTCTGGCCATTGTGCTGGACCGGATTTCACAAAACCTGAACAGGCAAAAATTTGATCAGTAGCATTAACGACGGCTTTTGGCGTACATTGTTTGAAGGGTCCCGCGGGTGTTCCACGGGCCTTCTTATATAAAATATTAAATTTATAAAAGGGAGATTGATTACAATGCCAAAATTGAATTGGAAAAAGCTTGGTCTAACGGCAGGCTTATCCTTATCTCTGATCGTTGCAGGCTGCGGCGGCGGAGAAGAAGAGGCGGAAAACAACAAGAATGGCGGTTCAGAAGGCGGCGAAAGCGCGTCAGTTGCAGAACAGCTTGATCATACGATAACTGGCATCGATGCCGGTGCAGGTGTCATGCAGGCTGCTGAAGATGCAATAGAGAAGTATGGACTCGACAGCTATGAGTTGCAGGCAAGTTCCTCAGCTGCAATGACCCAGGCTCTGACTGACGCCATCGAAGCTGAAGAGGCGATTGTCGTAACAGGCTGGACACCGCACTGGAAATTCTCAAAGTACGACCTTAAGTATCTTGATGATCCGGAAGGCGTTTTTGGCGGGGAAGAAAAGATCCATACGATTGCCCGCAAAGGCCTGGAAGGAGATATGCCGAATGCGTATAAAATCCTTGACCAGTTCAATTGGGAAACAAGTGACATGGAAAGCGTAATGCTTGAAGTGAATGAAGGAGCCGATCCTGAAGAAGCGGCTGCCAACTGGATCAAAGAAAATGAAGAGAAGGTTGCAGAATGGACTGAAGGCGCAGAGGAAGTTGACGGGAAAGAAATCAGCCTTGCTTATGTAGCCTGGGATTCAGAAATTGCCTCCACAAACTTGATTGCAACAGTTCTTGAAGACATGGGCTTTAAAGTGGATATGACTCAGGTCGAAGCAGCGCCGATGTGGGCAGCAGTTGCCAACGGTGATGCTGATGCGATTGTCGCTGCCTGGCTTCCGGGCACACATGCCGCTTACATGGAAGATTACGAAGCGGATGTGGAAGACCTTGGGCCGAACCTTGAAGGTGCGAAAGTCGGACTTGTCGTTCCGTCTTATATGGAAATCGACTCCATTGAAGATTTGAAAGCAGAAGAATAATAGAAAAAAGCCGGGGCAACCCGGCTTTTTGTTATGGCTGTCGCTGAAAATAAATTGACTAACTTCTTCATACTCATTTTCAATTAGCGAATGTCCCTGTTATAAACTGCCGGCTTTTCACGGACGGCCTATCGGGCCCTATTGGAGCCTTTGGTAAAAGGAATAATAACCATGAAACTCGGTTAAAAAAGACAACCGAAACAGTCGTCCCGATAACCGGGTGCTTGCAGTAGTTCGTTTTTTATTTTGATGAAGCAGCTTTTTCGAGGTCATCCATCGACTGCTCGATTTTCTGCAGCTCATCCTGTATTTTTTTCTGATGAGGTTCGATTTCTTTTTTCCACTGTTCAATGGATTTTTTCAAGTCATCCGAAAAGTCTTTTATGATGACAGCGCTTTCTTTTGAAGTCTGTTCCACTTGCTCTTTGATGGCTATGCCGCTCCTTTTAATGTCAGAAAACGTATCTTTCACGTTGCCGCTGCACTTCTGGATATTCCTACGGAGTTCTTTGCCCGACTGTGGTGCTGTGAATAAAATTGCAGCCCCTGCTGTTACACCCCCGACAACAACGCCAGCCATCAATGACTTTAATTGTCCCATTTGTTGTCCCTCCCAACCAAATATGATACCCTATACCATTATTATAAATATTCTGCCTTCTTACGTCATTCCTTTTCTTTAGAAGAAAGATAAAAAGACGTTTTAATAATTGGAAACCGGGGAAAAGTAATCGAGTTTAGAGCTGAATATTTTATACATACACTATTTGTACATTTCATAGTATTAAAGGAAAGGGGACCGGAAAAATGGCAGGAATCCTTTTCTGTTTACTGATTATAGGTATACTGTCTGTCTATGCAGCCTTTAACTATTTTAAGGTGGGAATCAACAGAAATGCGCCGGAAACAAAAAGGGCGGCCGCAAAAGGAAATGCTGTGCGCTTTTTAATTCTTGGCCTCATCAGTACAGCGGCTGCATGCATCTTTTTATTTTTTTCTTTGTAAATGAAGGCTCTGTTAAACGCTAGTGTTGATTTCCGCTACAGGTACTCGCTTTTACCAGATGACAAACTAAAAGCAGCAAAAAAAGGACCCGGGCTTCAGCCTCCGGGTCCTTTCGGTGTTTCAATTGTTATACCGCACTGCAAATCGCCCCTTAACAGATGCAGCTGCCGGATAAACCAAAAACATGAGTCCGCTGTTTAATGCGGCGGCCGGCAATACGACTGCTAAAAAGAGCGGCGTGAATGTCGCTCCGCCAGGGAGTCCGACAATCAGCAGTGCAGATAAAAGGAAAATCGATCCGCTTATTAACGTTCCTGCAAGCGCCAGGACGATGGATGTCACCGCAGGGCGATTTTCCATCAGTTTCTTTACTGCAAGGAACAACAGATAAAATATGAATGCCGTAAAAAACTTATCTATGATATTTGGCAGCTGTCCGCCTGGAAACCCTGTTGTCATAGCTGACAGGAATCCGGTGACCGCCCCGGCAAGCAGAACGTTCTTAACCCCTGGAAACAGCATTATTGCCAAAAACATCATCGTAAGCAGCATATCCGGCTTCATGCCAAGGAAAAACGGCGGCATGACCGCATGCAGTACAGCACCCATTCCAATCAAAAGCGCAATCGACACAAGTTCTCTCATTTTCATTTCCTCATCTCTCCTCTTCTCATACTAATCTGGTATCCCTCCAACAATGCACTATTGCCTGCTGCGAGGGTAAAGGTATTATATCACTTCAGTAATTGAAAGGGAACCGTTAATGCGAAATTTTCTGACAAAGTCATTGATGCCGGCGCTGAAATCCGACCATGAAATCACTCAGCGCTTCACAGGCTTCCATACTGACAGCATTATATGCGGAAGCGCGGCAGCCTCCGATTGATCGATGGCCGTTTAGCCCGCTGAATCCAAGTTCTTTCGCTTCTTGCAGAAATGCTTCAGTCAGTGTTTCATCTGGAAGGGTAAAGGTGATATTCATTAAGGAACGGCTGTTTTTATCGGCATGCCCGGTGTAAAAACCGCTGCTTCCATCAATGGCATCATAAATCATCGCCGATTTTTTCCGGTTTGTCTGTTCGACTCCGGCCAATCCGCCGTTTCGCTTGATCCATTTAAGGATAAGATTCATCATATAAATAGAAAATGTCGGCGGGGTATTATATAGAGATTTCTTTTCAGCATGCGTGCGGTAGTCGAGCATCGTCGGCAGGCCGTCAGGGATATCCTCAAGCAATTCTTTTTTTAGGATGACGACTGTCACTCCGGATGGACCCATGTTTTTTTGGGCGCCGGCATAAATGAGCGAAAACCGCTCGACAGGGAGTTCCCTGCTGAGTATATCACTGGACATATCCGCAAACAGCGGTGTTTTTCCGGTATCGGGAATATCCTGCCATTGCGTTCCGTAAATTGTATTGTTTGTCGTGAGATGTACATATGCGGCATCATGAGGAATAGAAAGCTGCGGGTCGGGGATAGCCCGGTATCCGCCTTCCTTGCCGCTCGCAATGACAGCTGTTTCACCAGCAAGTTTTGCTTCTTTGAGGGCTTTTTCGGACCATGATCCAGTCAGTGCGTAAGCACCCAGTTTTCCCGCTTTCAGGAAGTTCATTGGGAGCATGGCGAACTGCGTGCTGGCCCCGCCCTGCAGAAAAAGGATGTCATACTCATCCGGCAGGCGGTAATGTTCTCTGAGCAAGGCTTTCGTTTCTTCGTGGACCGCTTCATATGCTTTGCTGCGATGGCTCAGTTCCATGACGGACATTCCTGTTCCCTGGAAATCAAGCAGTTCTTCCTGGGCCTGTGTCAAAACTTCTGCCGGCAGTGCAGCGGGTCCTGCGTTAAAATTGTAAGCGCGTTTCATCGATTGACATTCCTTTCTTCAAAGAATTGCTTTATCATGATAAAGCAGAAGGTTTTCTATATCGTATCATGAAATAATGATATGGACTATAATGTTTTTTAATATTTGGCTCTGTTAAACGCTAGTGTTGATTTCCGTTGCAGGTACTCGCTTTCACCCAAGGGCACAAGTGCGACATCTGTTCCTGCTTCCCTTCGGTCGCACTCGCAGTGTCTTCTTTGCCGCGGGGCGGGCGCTGAGCCTCCTCGTCGCTGGCGCTCCTGCGGGGTCTCAGCTATCCCGCTAGTCCCGCAGGAGTCTCGCACC
This window harbors:
- a CDS encoding DUF5667 domain-containing protein, with protein sequence MKGKKIAYKLMTAGVISGLVFSAGGPAFAEGDDQVSDLETVTVEENDAENSEEVPAETGEEVTEETSGEETAEEEPTYEDEAEAEEETTYEEASEEGAEEETETEEDSSAEEASAGVTPESALYFFDKLFEKVELFFTFNEEEKALLLTSITEERMAELQSLKEKADAGDIDQEEWEALMEAVVTDYTTKLEEVSASIEEMFAGLSEEEKEEIDGLVEQLEELTDVDEELLEEDEQLKEEIEKAMITANVVKGLDPEKVLELRELGLGYGQISHIFALADASGKEIDEVAAMVTEGGMGFGEIAQALNLHPSEMNAVKKGYEKRAERMEKKAEKLLAKYEKALAKGDEEEAEKLMMKLEALGVSLDEEEPSEVVSDDTEETVPADGEELNEEAYAAEDAEEEIQASASEMTAAKEVQEVEEDEEKQRKAEEKKAEALKKAEEKKAEALKKAEEKKAEALKKAEEKKAEALKKAEEKKAEALKKAEEKRAKAEKKDKGKDNGKDN
- a CDS encoding quaternary amine ABC transporter ATP-binding protein, which produces MPKIAVENLTKVFGKNPKAAVKLLNENKTKDQILKETGMTVGVNQASFEVEAGEIFVIMGLSGSGKSTLVRLLNRLIEPTAGSIYIDDEDLSSMNKQQLREVRRKKMSMVFQKFALFPHRTILENAEYGLEVQGVEKADRREKATQSLEMVGLGGYMDKYPNELSGGMQQRVGLARALANDPDVLLMDEAFSALDPLIRKEMQDELLDLQETMQKTIIFITHDLDEALRIGDRIALMKDGAIVQVGSPEEILMNPANDYVERFVEDVDRSKVFTAQHVMKRPETIDVDKHGPRVALQRMRDEGISSIYAVNRKKELFGFVTADKASAAVKEGEKDIRAILETDVPKVSLDTPLNELFDIIHDTPVPIAVVEGEILKGIVVRGSVLAVLAGNEVNGYE
- the serC gene encoding 3-phosphoserine/phosphohydroxythreonine transaminase — translated: MKRAYNFNAGPAALPAEVLTQAQEELLDFQGTGMSVMELSHRSKAYEAVHEETKALLREHYRLPDEYDILFLQGGASTQFAMLPMNFLKAGKLGAYALTGSWSEKALKEAKLAGETAVIASGKEGGYRAIPDPQLSIPHDAAYVHLTTNNTIYGTQWQDIPDTGKTPLFADMSSDILSRELPVERFSLIYAGAQKNMGPSGVTVVILKKELLEDIPDGLPTMLDYRTHAEKKSLYNTPPTFSIYMMNLILKWIKRNGGLAGVEQTNRKKSAMIYDAIDGSSGFYTGHADKNSRSLMNITFTLPDETLTEAFLQEAKELGFSGLNGHRSIGGCRASAYNAVSMEACEALSDFMVGFQRRHQ
- a CDS encoding YtxH domain-containing protein, encoding MGQLKSLMAGVVVGGVTAGAAILFTAPQSGKELRRNIQKCSGNVKDTFSDIKRSGIAIKEQVEQTSKESAVIIKDFSDDLKKSIEQWKKEIEPHQKKIQDELQKIEQSMDDLEKAASSK
- a CDS encoding glycine betaine ABC transporter substrate-binding protein translates to MPKLNWKKLGLTAGLSLSLIVAGCGGGEEEAENNKNGGSEGGESASVAEQLDHTITGIDAGAGVMQAAEDAIEKYGLDSYELQASSSAAMTQALTDAIEAEEAIVVTGWTPHWKFSKYDLKYLDDPEGVFGGEEKIHTIARKGLEGDMPNAYKILDQFNWETSDMESVMLEVNEGADPEEAAANWIKENEEKVAEWTEGAEEVDGKEISLAYVAWDSEIASTNLIATVLEDMGFKVDMTQVEAAPMWAAVANGDADAIVAAWLPGTHAAYMEDYEADVEDLGPNLEGAKVGLVVPSYMEIDSIEDLKAEE
- a CDS encoding tryptophan transporter, whose amino-acid sequence is MKMRELVSIALLIGMGAVLHAVMPPFFLGMKPDMLLTMMFLAIMLFPGVKNVLLAGAVTGFLSAMTTGFPGGQLPNIIDKFFTAFIFYLLFLAVKKLMENRPAVTSIVLALAGTLISGSIFLLSALLIVGLPGGATFTPLFLAVVLPAAALNSGLMFLVYPAAASVKGRFAVRYNN
- a CDS encoding ABC transporter permease; protein product: MNELFPKIPLDIWIDNLVEWLVDNATWFFDPVKDSLDWFVDWLSMTLLLVPSWLFIVVVAAASFFLARRKIGLPIFVLLGLFLIDNLGYWEATILTLSLVLTASLISVVIGIPIGIWMARSKVVESIITPVLDFMQTMPAFVYLIPAVSFFGIGMVPGIIASVIFAMPPTVRFTNLGIRQVSPELIEAADAFGSTGNQKLYKVQLPMAKKTIMAGINQTIMLALSMVVIASMIGAKGLGVEVYRSITRNEPGQGFESGLAIVILAIVLDRISQNLNRQKFDQ